TATGTTTATCTCTTTGGAGACAACCGTTACCCCTGGAACGCCTGAAAGCAACCATTTGTGCAGCTCTATTTATTTTCACGTCGGCAATAATAACAATGGAAGGAAGAAAGAGTAGTGTCGGTGAGACCAATGGCTCGCGGCCAGCTGAGAGTACTGCACGCCCTGGATGTGGCAAGGACGCAGCTTTACCACTTCACGGCGACCATGATCGCCGGCATGGGTTTCTTCTCCGACGCCTACGACCTCTTCTCCATCTCCCTCGTCGCCGAACTCCTCACCTACCAGTACTACCAGGGATCAACTCCTCGCGTAGTATCCGCCACCATCAACGGCATCGCGCTGTGCGGCGCCGTCCCCGGCCAGCTCGTCTTCGGCTGGCTCGGTGACAAGATGGGCCGCAAGCTCATCTACGGGGTCACGCTCGTCCTCATGATCGCTTGCTCCCTCGCCTCCGGCCTCTCCTTCAGCAAGCGCAAGGGGAAGAACGTGGTGACCGTGCTCTGCTTCTTCCGTTTCTGGCTCGGCGTCAGCATTGGCGGTGACTACCCGCTCTCGGCAACCATCATGTCGGAGTACGCCAACAAGAGGACGCGCGGCGCCTTTATCGCGGCTGTTTTCGCCATGCAAGTGAGCACATATATGGCCCATTCTTTGCTTCTGAAATTATGGATGTTGAATTGGCATCGATGATGCTTTCTTGTGATGTCCTAATTAAGAAGATCTTTGCTTGCAATTATGAATGTTGAATGAGCACAACCGATCGATAGGCGATAGCTAACACATCTGCATTGATGGATTTGCAGGGTTTTGGCAACCTTGCAGCTGGGATCGTTGGCATGGTGGTGTCAGCGGCCTTTGAGAACAGCAGTCCATCCAACGCTGACTTTGTCTGGCGAATTGTTCTCATGTTCGGCGCCATACCGGCAGCCCTCACCTACTACTGGCGCATGAAGATGCCCGAGACGGCACGGTACACCGCGCTCGTCGCCAAGAACGCGAAAAAGGCTGCCTCAGACATGTCCACCGTGCTCAACGTACACATCATCCCCGAAGAAGAAGCCGTGAACGAGCTCACAAGGCAAGACCAGTATGGTCTCTTATCAGCGGAGTTCCTCCGCCGCCACGGTATCCACCTCCTCGGCACCACCGTGTGTTGGCTCGTCCTCGACATTACCTTCTACTCGCTTAACCTGTTCATGAaggacatcttcaccaaggtaGGGCTGCTTCCATGTCCGGACAAAGACAACCCGCTCAAGCGCATGATCAAAATAACCGAAGTGCACACGGCCATCGCACTCTGCGCTACATTGCCAGGGTACTTTGTCACCGTCATCTTCGTGGACCGCATTGGCCGTGTCAAGATCCAGCTGCTCGGGTTCACCATGATGTCCATTTTCATACTCTGCCTCGCCGTCCCTTATGATCACTGGATCGAACAAGGGAACAAGTACGGCTTTGCTGTCATGTATGGAATGACCTTGTTCTTCGCCAACTTTGGGCCCAACACCACAACATTCATCATTCCAGCGGAGATCTTCCCGTCATGGCTACGCTCGACATGCCACGGGATATCTGGGGCGTTCGGGAAGATCGGCGCCATCATCGGCGTGTTTGGCTTTGTGAACACGGAAAAAGACGTCCGAAGAATGCTGTTTGCGCTTGTTGGGTGCAACCTAGTTGGTCTTATGTTTACCCTCCTGCTGCCCGAGTCGAAAGGGAAGTCCCTAGAGGATATAACAGGAGAAATGGAAGAACAACAGCCACAGGATGACGCCGCAGCGGTTGCTGCGGCTGAGTGTATACGCGTGGTGGCTATTTAGTCGAGTTCTCTTCACGGTACATACATCGGTATATATGTGTGCTACTACATCGTCgatatatgtttatttattgATGTTGCCATGCAAATGTGCCATGagcttttttttattcatggtTCCTTGCAAATGTTCCATGATGCCAAGGCCGCGGTCTTTAATGGTAATTCGGCAACCTAGGGTTTGTCTAatggtaattttgtaatttCCTCTTAAGACTACAACCATGGGGTAGGTCCAATAAATATTATGTATGTTTGCCGCAATGGAAGTTTTGAAATCAGTAACTCCCGCTTTCCTTTTTGTAAGAAACTTGTTTTTATACTCTCACACGTTATGATGGTTTCTTCTTTTTCAATATAATAGGTAGCTCTGCAGccattttgaaaagaaaaataggaCATAGCTGTATGCTAATAAAACCACGTTGACCTTGACCCAGCTGCATGGACGGACTCTTCGATCCCTACGGGCGAGTCAGTGTCAATGTTATGTACTGCATACTAGTCTTGGGTAATCTCAGCAGATCCGCGGTATATTCCTAACAAGAGTTTGTCCAATATCTTGTTGTAACTCTCGTAATAATCTCCACGTATGACTCCAGCG
This genomic window from Phragmites australis chromosome 7, lpPhrAust1.1, whole genome shotgun sequence contains:
- the LOC133923938 gene encoding putative inorganic phosphate transporter 1-13, with amino-acid sequence MARGQLRVLHALDVARTQLYHFTATMIAGMGFFSDAYDLFSISLVAELLTYQYYQGSTPRVVSATINGIALCGAVPGQLVFGWLGDKMGRKLIYGVTLVLMIACSLASGLSFSKRKGKNVVTVLCFFRFWLGVSIGGDYPLSATIMSEYANKRTRGAFIAAVFAMQGFGNLAAGIVGMVVSAAFENSSPSNADFVWRIVLMFGAIPAALTYYWRMKMPETARYTALVAKNAKKAASDMSTVLNVHIIPEEEAVNELTRQDQYGLLSAEFLRRHGIHLLGTTVCWLVLDITFYSLNLFMKDIFTKVGLLPCPDKDNPLKRMIKITEVHTAIALCATLPGYFVTVIFVDRIGRVKIQLLGFTMMSIFILCLAVPYDHWIEQGNKYGFAVMYGMTLFFANFGPNTTTFIIPAEIFPSWLRSTCHGISGAFGKIGAIIGVFGFVNTEKDVRRMLFALVGCNLVGLMFTLLLPESKGKSLEDITGEMEEQQPQDDAAAVAAAECIRVVAI